The genomic region ACGTGaaccgccgcgccgccgctgcggaGGCAGAGGTACAGCGCCGCGCTCTCCTCTCAATCGCGCGCAACACGACCCTCCCCGCACACATGAGGCACAaggcccagctcgccctgTCGCAGCACAACGGCGGCACGGTCAACGGCCGCATGAACGCGGTCAAGAACCTCTGCAACGAGACGGGGCGTGCGCGTGGTGTGCTCAGCAAGTTTGGGCTGTGCCGGGTGAGTCAAGGTGGGGGAGAGAAGGTGTTTGCCCGAAgtgcgcgaggagcagaAGTTGTGGAACCATTGCAGAGGAGGCGTTGTTGGAGATTAGATCcgcgctaaccccagttCCAGTTCCGCCTCAAGGCGACGCGTGGAGAGCTCTCTGGCGTGCACAGCGCGTCTTGGTGATCGACACGCAGCCGACGCAAGACTCCACATCATGCATTGTATCACTCATCTCAACAGCCGGGACAATACTAACGCTCGCAAGTTGCCAGCGGTCAGCGGATGCGTGGTGGGAGATCGGTGAACATCATGTGGCACTCATCACGGTTCCTTAGAGGCACTGGACCGAGATACAGCCTCGAACACTCGTTCCGCGAGAGTCGAGCCCCCAACCGTTAACTGCTTTCTGCCCATCCAGCGCTCGCAACTATGCAGGGTGGGAGCGGGCGTCCTCACCCCTTGCAGCTGAAGCATACTGATATAGACCCGTCTCTGATACAAACAAGTTCGGGCATGTTGACATGACAGTGATTGGCGGCCAGCACCTAAACTATCTAACGACTAACGAGTGTGTATTCAAAATTCAACGTTTCGGCGGATCAACTCTGCCGACGTTCCGTGCGATGGAAGAGCTTCCGTGTGGATAGACGCCGAGCCGCCTTCCTGGCGTCGaatgagggcgaggaggtacGCCAGTGCCGCGACACAAACGCCCCACATCGCGTCGAATATgcccttcctctcctccttccagAGGATGGGATCCTCGAACGGG from Cutaneotrichosporon cavernicola HIS019 DNA, chromosome: 2 harbors:
- the MRP2 gene encoding uncharacterized protein (Ribosomal protein S14p/S29e), whose translation is MGSSAFILRHVNRRAAAAEAEVQRRALLSIARNTTLPAHMRHKAQLALSQHNGGTVNGRMNAVKNLCNETGRARGVLSKFGLCRFQFRLKATRGELSGVHSASW